In Canis lupus baileyi chromosome X, mCanLup2.hap1, whole genome shotgun sequence, one DNA window encodes the following:
- the ITGB1BP2 gene encoding integrin beta-1-binding protein 2 isoform X2, giving the protein MSLLCHNKGCGQHFDPNANLPDSCCHHPGVPIFHDALKGWSCCRKRTVDFSEFLNIKGCTVGPHCAEKLPEAPQPEVPATSSSLQEQKPLNTIPKSAETLHRERPKSELPPKLLPLNISQALEMALEQKELDQEPGAGLDSSLIRTGSSCQNPACDAVYQGPESDATPCTYHPGAPRFHEGMKSWSCCGIQTLDFGAFLAQPGCRVGRHDWGKQLPASCRHDWHQTDSLVVVTIYGQIPLPAFNWVKASQTELHVHIVFDGNRVFQAQMKLWGGTSNYPEFLERMKCGVADVKPLNAIALLLPRRKSNL; this is encoded by the exons ATGTCTCTACTCTGCCATAACAAAGGCTGTGGGCAGCACTTTGACCCCAATGCCAACCTTCCTG ATTCCTGTTGCCATCACCCTGGGGTCCCAATCTTCCATGATGCACTTAAG GGTTGGTCCTGCTGCCGGAAGCGAACTGTAGATTTCTCTGAATTCTTAAACATCAAG GGCTGTACTGTGGGACCACACTGTGCTGAGAAGCTCCCTGAGGCCCCTCAACCCGAGGTGCCTGCCACAAGCAGTTCACTTCAGGAGCAAAAACCTCTGAATACGATTCCAAAGTCAGCAGAGACTTTGCATCGGGAGAGGCCCAA GTCAGAGTTGCCTCCAAAGCTGCTTCCACTAAATATATCCCAAGCCCTGGAAATGGCATTGGAACAGAAGGAATTAGACCAAGAACCTGGAGCAG GACTTGACAGTAGTCTGATCCGAACTGGTTCTAGCTGCCAGAATCCAGCATGTGATGCT GTTTACCAAGGCCCTGAGAGTGATGCTACTCCATGTACTTACCACCCAGGAGCACCTCGATTCCATGAGGG GATGAAGTCTTGGAGCTGTTGTGGCATCCAGACCCTGGATTTTGGGGCATTCCTGGCACAGCCAGGATGCAGAGTTGGTAGGCATGACTGGGGGAAGCAG CTGCCAGCATCTTGCCGTCATGATTGGCACCAGACAGATTCCTTAGTAGTGGTAACTATATATGGCCAGATTCCACTTCCTGCGTTCAACTGGGTGAAGGCCAGTCAAACTGAG cttcaCGTCCACATTGTCTTTGATGGTAACCGTGTGTTCCAGGCACAGATGAAGCTCTGGGGG GGGACCAGTAACTACCCAGAATTCCTGGAGAGGATGAAG TGTGGTGTAGCTGATGTGAAGCCTTTAAATGCTATAGCCCTTTTGCTACCAAGAAGGAAGTC
- the ITGB1BP2 gene encoding integrin beta-1-binding protein 2 isoform X3: MSLLCHNKGCGQHFDPNANLPDSCCHHPGVPIFHDALKGWSCCRKRTVDFSEFLNIKGCTVGPHCAEKLPEAPQPEVPATSSSLQEQKPLNTIPKSAETLHRERPKSELPPKLLPLNISQALEMALEQKELDQEPGAGLDSSLIRTGSSCQNPACDAVYQGPESDATPCTYHPGAPRFHEGMKSWSCCGIQTLDFGAFLAQPGCRVGRHDWGKQLPASCRHDWHQTDSLVVVTIYGQIPLPAFNWVKASQTELHVHIVFDGNRVFQAQMKLWGCGVADVKPLNAIALLLPRRKSNL; the protein is encoded by the exons ATGTCTCTACTCTGCCATAACAAAGGCTGTGGGCAGCACTTTGACCCCAATGCCAACCTTCCTG ATTCCTGTTGCCATCACCCTGGGGTCCCAATCTTCCATGATGCACTTAAG GGTTGGTCCTGCTGCCGGAAGCGAACTGTAGATTTCTCTGAATTCTTAAACATCAAG GGCTGTACTGTGGGACCACACTGTGCTGAGAAGCTCCCTGAGGCCCCTCAACCCGAGGTGCCTGCCACAAGCAGTTCACTTCAGGAGCAAAAACCTCTGAATACGATTCCAAAGTCAGCAGAGACTTTGCATCGGGAGAGGCCCAA GTCAGAGTTGCCTCCAAAGCTGCTTCCACTAAATATATCCCAAGCCCTGGAAATGGCATTGGAACAGAAGGAATTAGACCAAGAACCTGGAGCAG GACTTGACAGTAGTCTGATCCGAACTGGTTCTAGCTGCCAGAATCCAGCATGTGATGCT GTTTACCAAGGCCCTGAGAGTGATGCTACTCCATGTACTTACCACCCAGGAGCACCTCGATTCCATGAGGG GATGAAGTCTTGGAGCTGTTGTGGCATCCAGACCCTGGATTTTGGGGCATTCCTGGCACAGCCAGGATGCAGAGTTGGTAGGCATGACTGGGGGAAGCAG CTGCCAGCATCTTGCCGTCATGATTGGCACCAGACAGATTCCTTAGTAGTGGTAACTATATATGGCCAGATTCCACTTCCTGCGTTCAACTGGGTGAAGGCCAGTCAAACTGAG cttcaCGTCCACATTGTCTTTGATGGTAACCGTGTGTTCCAGGCACAGATGAAGCTCTGGGGG TGTGGTGTAGCTGATGTGAAGCCTTTAAATGCTATAGCCCTTTTGCTACCAAGAAGGAAGTC
- the ITGB1BP2 gene encoding integrin beta-1-binding protein 2 isoform X1 yields the protein MSLLCHNKGCGQHFDPNANLPDSCCHHPGVPIFHDALKGWSCCRKRTVDFSEFLNIKGCTVGPHCAEKLPEAPQPEVPATSSSLQEQKPLNTIPKSAETLHRERPKSELPPKLLPLNISQALEMALEQKELDQEPGAGLDSSLIRTGSSCQNPACDAVYQGPESDATPCTYHPGAPRFHEGMKSWSCCGIQTLDFGAFLAQPGCRVGRHDWGKQLPASCRHDWHQTDSLVVVTIYGQIPLPAFNWVKASQTELHVHIVFDGNRVFQAQMKLWGVINVEQSSVSLMPSRVEISLVKADPGSWAQLEHPDALAEKAKAGDVLEMDEEESEDSDDDLSWTEEEEEEAMGE from the exons ATGTCTCTACTCTGCCATAACAAAGGCTGTGGGCAGCACTTTGACCCCAATGCCAACCTTCCTG ATTCCTGTTGCCATCACCCTGGGGTCCCAATCTTCCATGATGCACTTAAG GGTTGGTCCTGCTGCCGGAAGCGAACTGTAGATTTCTCTGAATTCTTAAACATCAAG GGCTGTACTGTGGGACCACACTGTGCTGAGAAGCTCCCTGAGGCCCCTCAACCCGAGGTGCCTGCCACAAGCAGTTCACTTCAGGAGCAAAAACCTCTGAATACGATTCCAAAGTCAGCAGAGACTTTGCATCGGGAGAGGCCCAA GTCAGAGTTGCCTCCAAAGCTGCTTCCACTAAATATATCCCAAGCCCTGGAAATGGCATTGGAACAGAAGGAATTAGACCAAGAACCTGGAGCAG GACTTGACAGTAGTCTGATCCGAACTGGTTCTAGCTGCCAGAATCCAGCATGTGATGCT GTTTACCAAGGCCCTGAGAGTGATGCTACTCCATGTACTTACCACCCAGGAGCACCTCGATTCCATGAGGG GATGAAGTCTTGGAGCTGTTGTGGCATCCAGACCCTGGATTTTGGGGCATTCCTGGCACAGCCAGGATGCAGAGTTGGTAGGCATGACTGGGGGAAGCAG CTGCCAGCATCTTGCCGTCATGATTGGCACCAGACAGATTCCTTAGTAGTGGTAACTATATATGGCCAGATTCCACTTCCTGCGTTCAACTGGGTGAAGGCCAGTCAAACTGAG cttcaCGTCCACATTGTCTTTGATGGTAACCGTGTGTTCCAGGCACAGATGAAGCTCTGGGGG GTCATAAACGTGGAGCAGAGCTCTGTTTCCTTGATGCCATCTCGGGTTGAAATCTCCTTGGTCAAGGCTGACCCGGGATCCTGGGCCCAGCTGGAGCACCCCGATGCACTAGCTGAGAAGGCTAAGGCAGGGGATGTGTTAGAGATGGATGAGGAAGAATCTGAGGATTcagatgatgatctgagctggacagaggaggaagaggaggaagcaatGGGGGAATAG
- the ITGB1BP2 gene encoding integrin beta-1-binding protein 2 isoform X4: protein MHPRSELPPKLLPLNISQALEMALEQKELDQEPGAGLDSSLIRTGSSCQNPACDAVYQGPESDATPCTYHPGAPRFHEGMKSWSCCGIQTLDFGAFLAQPGCRVGRHDWGKQLPASCRHDWHQTDSLVVVTIYGQIPLPAFNWVKASQTELHVHIVFDGNRVFQAQMKLWGVINVEQSSVSLMPSRVEISLVKADPGSWAQLEHPDALAEKAKAGDVLEMDEEESEDSDDDLSWTEEEEEEAMGE from the exons ATGCACCCTAGGTCAGAGTTGCCTCCAAAGCTGCTTCCACTAAATATATCCCAAGCCCTGGAAATGGCATTGGAACAGAAGGAATTAGACCAAGAACCTGGAGCAG GACTTGACAGTAGTCTGATCCGAACTGGTTCTAGCTGCCAGAATCCAGCATGTGATGCT GTTTACCAAGGCCCTGAGAGTGATGCTACTCCATGTACTTACCACCCAGGAGCACCTCGATTCCATGAGGG GATGAAGTCTTGGAGCTGTTGTGGCATCCAGACCCTGGATTTTGGGGCATTCCTGGCACAGCCAGGATGCAGAGTTGGTAGGCATGACTGGGGGAAGCAG CTGCCAGCATCTTGCCGTCATGATTGGCACCAGACAGATTCCTTAGTAGTGGTAACTATATATGGCCAGATTCCACTTCCTGCGTTCAACTGGGTGAAGGCCAGTCAAACTGAG cttcaCGTCCACATTGTCTTTGATGGTAACCGTGTGTTCCAGGCACAGATGAAGCTCTGGGGG GTCATAAACGTGGAGCAGAGCTCTGTTTCCTTGATGCCATCTCGGGTTGAAATCTCCTTGGTCAAGGCTGACCCGGGATCCTGGGCCCAGCTGGAGCACCCCGATGCACTAGCTGAGAAGGCTAAGGCAGGGGATGTGTTAGAGATGGATGAGGAAGAATCTGAGGATTcagatgatgatctgagctggacagaggaggaagaggaggaagcaatGGGGGAATAG
- the ITGB1BP2 gene encoding integrin beta-1-binding protein 2 isoform X5 translates to MALEQKELDQEPGAGLDSSLIRTGSSCQNPACDAVYQGPESDATPCTYHPGAPRFHEGMKSWSCCGIQTLDFGAFLAQPGCRVGRHDWGKQLPASCRHDWHQTDSLVVVTIYGQIPLPAFNWVKASQTELHVHIVFDGNRVFQAQMKLWGVINVEQSSVSLMPSRVEISLVKADPGSWAQLEHPDALAEKAKAGDVLEMDEEESEDSDDDLSWTEEEEEEAMGE, encoded by the exons ATGGCATTGGAACAGAAGGAATTAGACCAAGAACCTGGAGCAG GACTTGACAGTAGTCTGATCCGAACTGGTTCTAGCTGCCAGAATCCAGCATGTGATGCT GTTTACCAAGGCCCTGAGAGTGATGCTACTCCATGTACTTACCACCCAGGAGCACCTCGATTCCATGAGGG GATGAAGTCTTGGAGCTGTTGTGGCATCCAGACCCTGGATTTTGGGGCATTCCTGGCACAGCCAGGATGCAGAGTTGGTAGGCATGACTGGGGGAAGCAG CTGCCAGCATCTTGCCGTCATGATTGGCACCAGACAGATTCCTTAGTAGTGGTAACTATATATGGCCAGATTCCACTTCCTGCGTTCAACTGGGTGAAGGCCAGTCAAACTGAG cttcaCGTCCACATTGTCTTTGATGGTAACCGTGTGTTCCAGGCACAGATGAAGCTCTGGGGG GTCATAAACGTGGAGCAGAGCTCTGTTTCCTTGATGCCATCTCGGGTTGAAATCTCCTTGGTCAAGGCTGACCCGGGATCCTGGGCCCAGCTGGAGCACCCCGATGCACTAGCTGAGAAGGCTAAGGCAGGGGATGTGTTAGAGATGGATGAGGAAGAATCTGAGGATTcagatgatgatctgagctggacagaggaggaagaggaggaagcaatGGGGGAATAG